TTCAAGATAGTTAGCAATGATCCATTCGCCTTTGGGCCACTGTCTGCTGAGTGCATTTGCTAATGTTGATGAACTAAGTCCAGCTTCACGAGAGAGAGCCGCTAAGGTTGTACCGCGCTTACGTAATGCAGCGATGATATCCGCTTGGTGCCAATCATTTTGAACATTATTGTTATTCATTCCTGCTACCCTTTCCATTAATTAATCATTGATGGTGGTAATCCAGACAGGGTTCGCAGTACCGGTAACGTCCAACCGGCGAAGCCGAAGCTTCCCCTGCCTGAATCACCATTGAAAGGGTGATAGCAAGCACACTGGTAGAAAATTCCTACCAGTGTGGACGTTAATTCAAGGCTGCGAAACCCTGACCACTAGATTTTGCTAATGGCGGGGTTACTTTAACTGATTGTTTTAGCAGACTCAATAACTGAACCACTAAGCTTAACGGCTTAAACTATGTTGTTGACAAAAGTTCAGCGCATCCTGCGCCCACGCATAGCGTAGACTATGGTGGAATGACAGCCTGTTAAATCAATTTTTGTAGTATGTACTCACCAGTAGTTCATGACTGGTCTGAGAGCAGGTTGAGACTAATACAACTCAATCTTCCAAAACTTGCTCTATATTTTCCAATAATTGTTCAACTTCTGCCTCTTTGATCCTTTTTGCAATGAATTTTGACGACTTGCAAATGCCAGGAAATAAATTCTGATGAGCAATAATATACTTTGCAACAGAACTATTTTCTGCGCTAGGCCAATGACTCAACGAATAATTTTGCCTGTCCAGCCACTCCCGTAACAAAACATCTTTTTCCGCAAGGGTAAATAATGCACCAATGCCACGGCGAGAGGTTCCTTTTTCGGGCTCAGTAAAGTTAATTACATCGCCAAAATCATGAATGAGTTTAATCCGAGTAGATTGGCTAACCTGAATTTCTAGCAGGACATCATGTAGTTGTACCAAAATTTCCTGTTGCTGCTCGTCATCAAGCAACTCCCAGATGAAACGAATGTATTTACCCTGCGCCAATTCTTCCCCCGAAACAGACCGATACCACGCCGCAAAGCCATTAACATCAGGGTTCAGATGGATTTTTCTGCCCGTACTTTGAATATGGCGTAAAATTATCTGATTATTCGAAGAAATCGATTTGAATGAACCTAAGAGCATATCGGCTGCTAATAATGACTCGCTTAAAGAATAAAGTTTTTCATGGGTGTCCGGTAGAGCCTCAGTTCGAAGCAAATCGAGGAGTGTTTCTTCATCTATCAGTTCAATCTCGTTCAAATTGAGTCTGTTGTTGAGGAATTCTTGACGCGTAATGACGGGTTCCATCAGATCAATCCCAGTAATGTGTGCACTCAATAATGGATAATCTTTCTTCACATACTGGATTGTGGCTAATCGTTCCAGCTTCCCTTCTTCGAAAAGCCGTTGAATTGCACCTTTAACAAACGGTATCACTTTGTTGTTTGATAATGAGTTGGCAATTTTATGCCAGCTCTCGCTACATTTGAAATAGTTTGTAAGAAGTCCGATGTACTTATCATCCTCAATATAATCACTATAACCCTCAATTCCGGTAAAGTTGCCAGTTGCAACCATATGTGCAACGACATGTGCGGCAAATTCAATCGGATAATTCTGCTGCATTGTAGTTTGATGGGCAAACAGAGAAAGTTGGCTGGATGAATTCCATTGCTCAGTGAAGATGAGTTTTCTGAAATCAATAAAAT
The sequence above is drawn from the Xenorhabdus ishibashii genome and encodes:
- a CDS encoding helix-turn-helix domain-containing protein; protein product: MNNNNVQNDWHQADIIAALRKRGTTLAALSREAGLSSSTLANALSRQWPKGEWIIANYLEIHPSEIWPSRYFDQRGQLIERKVRNKPQE